A genomic window from Leeia speluncae includes:
- the rlmD gene encoding 23S rRNA (uracil(1939)-C(5))-methyltransferase RlmD, protein MPIAKIESLDHEGHGVAHVDGKTIFIDGALTGETIEYSSYRKKPSFENAQSIRVLKASSQRVNPKCQHFGVCGGCSMQHLEPSAQVAAKQRVLEDNLRHIGKVKAERILPAIYGPSWGYRHRARLSARMVEKKGGMLVGFHEKRSSFIADMTKCEILPPHVSALLVPLRGLIASLSISRRMPQIELAVGDNVTALVLRNMDPITEEDEQKLAEFAAAHSKPHPIQFWLQPKGPDTVFPLVPADAPRLTYSMPEFAIEMPYKPTEFTQVNPQINQVMVRRAIDLLDPQPGESIADMFCGLGNFTLPIARRGAQVLGMEGSKQLCERAVENATHNGLQDKTKFTEANLFEMTEEGFAGLGDFDRMLIDPPRDGAMELVKSIGLALKRRPDALKRIVYVSCNPATLARDASVLVNVHGYKLKAAGIINMFPHTAHVESIAWFERDPHFVPKAPEAEDETSNEATE, encoded by the coding sequence TTGAATCCCTCGATCACGAAGGACACGGCGTTGCCCACGTAGACGGCAAAACGATTTTTATCGACGGCGCGCTCACTGGCGAAACAATCGAATATAGCAGCTATCGTAAAAAGCCATCTTTCGAGAACGCGCAAAGCATTCGAGTACTCAAGGCAAGTAGCCAACGGGTGAATCCAAAATGCCAGCATTTTGGCGTCTGTGGCGGCTGTTCAATGCAGCACCTAGAGCCTAGTGCTCAAGTGGCTGCGAAACAACGTGTATTAGAAGATAACTTGCGTCACATTGGCAAAGTCAAAGCCGAACGCATTCTGCCTGCTATTTACGGCCCATCGTGGGGTTACCGCCACCGCGCGCGCTTATCTGCCCGTATGGTAGAGAAAAAAGGTGGCATGCTGGTTGGCTTCCATGAAAAGCGCTCAAGCTTTATTGCCGACATGACCAAGTGCGAAATCCTACCACCACATGTGTCAGCCCTACTTGTGCCACTGCGTGGCCTCATTGCTAGCTTGTCTATCTCTCGCCGTATGCCACAAATTGAATTAGCGGTTGGTGACAACGTGACCGCGCTGGTTCTTCGCAATATGGACCCAATCACCGAAGAAGACGAACAAAAACTGGCAGAATTTGCTGCTGCACATAGCAAACCGCACCCGATTCAATTCTGGTTACAACCCAAAGGCCCGGATACCGTCTTCCCGCTTGTTCCAGCAGATGCGCCTCGCTTAACGTACAGCATGCCAGAATTCGCGATTGAAATGCCGTACAAGCCAACCGAATTCACGCAGGTTAACCCACAAATTAACCAAGTAATGGTCAGACGTGCCATCGACTTACTAGACCCACAACCGGGCGAATCGATTGCCGATATGTTCTGTGGTTTAGGTAACTTCACCTTACCAATCGCTCGCCGTGGCGCACAAGTATTAGGAATGGAAGGTAGTAAGCAACTGTGTGAACGCGCAGTGGAAAACGCCACCCACAACGGCCTACAAGACAAAACCAAGTTTACCGAAGCAAACCTATTCGAAATGACAGAAGAAGGCTTTGCTGGCCTAGGTGACTTCGACCGCATGTTGATCGATCCGCCACGCGATGGCGCAATGGAGTTGGTGAAATCGATTGGCCTAGCACTAAAACGCCGTCCAGATGCACTCAAGCGCATCGTTTACGTGTCGTGCAACCCTGCCACCCTCGCCCGTGACGCAAGCGTGTTGGTGAACGTACACGGCTACAAACTAAAAGCCGCCGGTATCATCAATATGTTCCCACACACCGCGCACGTAGAAAGCATTGCTTGGTTCGAGCGCGACCCGCACTTTGTACCGAAGGCACCAGAAGCGGAAGACGAAACCAGCAACGAGGCCACAGAATGA
- the ilvC gene encoding ketol-acid reductoisomerase, with protein sequence MKVYYDKDADISLIKGKEVTIVGYGSQGHAHALNLRDSGVNVTIGLRKNGASWKKAEAAGLKVAEVADAVKAADVVMILLPDESQPDVYRNDIEPNIKPGAALAFAHGFNIHYNQIVPRADLDVIMVAPKGPGHTVRSEYLKGGGVPSLIAVYQDKSGKARDIALSYAASNGGTKGGVIETNFREETETDLFGEQAVLCGGAVELVKMGFETLTEAGYAPEMAYFECLHELKLIVDLMYEGGIANMNYSISNNAEYGEYVTGTEVINEKSREAMRNALKRIQTGEYAKMFILEGRTNYPSMTARRRLNAVHPIETVGNQLRDMMPWIKANKLVDQSKN encoded by the coding sequence ATGAAGGTTTATTACGATAAAGACGCAGACATTTCCCTAATCAAGGGTAAAGAAGTGACCATCGTGGGTTATGGTTCACAAGGCCATGCACACGCACTTAACCTGCGTGATTCTGGTGTGAACGTGACTATCGGTCTGCGTAAAAACGGCGCATCTTGGAAAAAAGCTGAAGCAGCTGGCCTGAAAGTGGCTGAAGTGGCTGATGCAGTTAAAGCTGCTGACGTTGTAATGATTCTGTTGCCTGACGAAAGCCAGCCAGACGTATACCGCAATGACATCGAGCCAAACATCAAGCCAGGTGCTGCTTTGGCATTTGCTCACGGCTTTAACATCCATTACAACCAGATCGTTCCACGTGCTGACCTAGACGTGATCATGGTTGCGCCAAAAGGCCCAGGCCACACTGTTCGTTCAGAATACCTAAAAGGCGGCGGTGTACCATCTTTGATCGCTGTTTACCAAGACAAATCTGGTAAGGCACGTGACATCGCTCTATCTTATGCTGCTTCTAACGGCGGTACTAAAGGTGGCGTGATCGAAACTAACTTCCGCGAAGAAACCGAAACTGACTTGTTCGGCGAACAAGCAGTATTGTGTGGTGGCGCTGTTGAACTAGTGAAAATGGGCTTCGAGACTTTGACCGAAGCTGGTTACGCACCTGAAATGGCTTACTTCGAATGTCTACACGAGCTAAAATTGATCGTGGATTTGATGTACGAAGGTGGTATCGCTAACATGAACTACTCTATCTCTAACAACGCAGAGTATGGCGAGTACGTGACTGGTACCGAAGTGATTAACGAAAAATCACGCGAAGCAATGCGCAATGCACTAAAACGCATTCAAACTGGCGAATACGCGAAGATGTTCATCTTGGAAGGTCGTACTAACTACCCTTCAATGACCGCTCGCCGTCGCTTGAACGCCGTTCACCCAATCGAAACCGTTGGTAACCAACTGCGTGACATGATGCCTTGGATCAAAGCTAACAAGCTAGTTGACCAAAGCAAGAACTAA
- a CDS encoding DUF1456 family protein — protein MNANDILRSLRYAMDLSEPQLAKVINEGGEEIDPDTLRAYLKKEEEEGFLPCPETILGAFLDGLVYVKRGRDDSKPQLRTEPPISHNLVLKKLRVAFELKDTDIQSLLANAGLTVTTGELSALFRKPDHRHYRTCGDQFLRNFLKGLTLKLRG, from the coding sequence ATGAACGCCAATGACATCCTGCGTAGCCTACGTTATGCCATGGACCTTAGCGAGCCACAACTCGCCAAAGTGATTAATGAAGGTGGGGAAGAAATTGATCCTGACACCTTGCGGGCGTATCTGAAAAAAGAGGAGGAAGAAGGCTTCCTTCCTTGCCCAGAAACCATTCTGGGGGCTTTTTTAGATGGTCTCGTGTATGTCAAACGCGGCCGTGATGACAGTAAGCCTCAGCTCAGAACGGAACCCCCGATTAGCCATAATTTAGTGCTCAAAAAACTACGCGTGGCATTTGAATTAAAAGATACAGATATTCAAAGCCTATTAGCGAATGCCGGCTTAACGGTAACAACCGGCGAACTCAGCGCCCTCTTCCGCAAGCCTGATCACCGCCACTACCGCACGTGTGGCGATCAATTCTTAAGGAATTTTCTGAAGGGACTGACGTTAAAGCTACGTGGGTAG
- a CDS encoding LysR substrate-binding domain-containing protein has protein sequence MWFDKAPAGMSNRGGVHIRLDYMNRLPPLHALRVFESVARLRSFTAAANELCLTQSAVSHQIKNLEDFFGFPLMERRNRLPELNEAGEQLLKAAQSALQVIATTTTQLMDARRNQIRVKSYPSIAFLWLMPRLRDFYLEHPGIEINLTTMWEETPFLRWDEYDFVIHYGEPQMVPGEVELLHEECITPVCSYDLCSAEQIGKLSSTQLLSHPLIHPTRDRMDWHAWLAALSEVPPVNPVEHIFDTDYMAVAAASRGVGVTIIDPLFVQDELKTGKLVMPHPLRVKTGRGYYLLSAKASSQNAPASILRDWLFRRMRESESLLYAEELPT, from the coding sequence ATGTGGTTTGACAAAGCGCCTGCCGGTATGTCTAATCGGGGAGGAGTCCATATTCGCCTAGATTACATGAATCGATTACCTCCACTCCACGCCTTAAGAGTATTTGAATCTGTCGCCCGATTGCGTAGCTTTACTGCTGCGGCAAATGAGTTGTGTTTGACACAGAGTGCGGTTAGTCACCAAATTAAAAATTTAGAGGATTTTTTTGGTTTTCCGCTAATGGAGCGCAGAAACCGTTTGCCAGAGTTAAATGAGGCGGGCGAACAACTATTAAAAGCGGCTCAAAGTGCGCTGCAGGTGATCGCGACGACGACGACACAGTTGATGGATGCTAGACGAAATCAAATTCGCGTAAAGTCCTATCCCTCAATTGCATTTCTGTGGTTAATGCCAAGATTAAGAGATTTTTACTTAGAACACCCAGGCATTGAAATTAATTTGACGACGATGTGGGAGGAAACCCCATTTCTTCGCTGGGATGAATACGATTTTGTTATTCATTATGGCGAGCCTCAGATGGTTCCGGGAGAGGTTGAGCTATTACATGAAGAATGTATTACACCAGTTTGCTCTTATGATCTTTGTTCTGCCGAACAGATTGGTAAATTGTCATCTACACAACTGCTTTCCCATCCGTTGATTCATCCCACTCGTGATCGTATGGATTGGCATGCTTGGCTAGCAGCGTTGTCAGAAGTGCCGCCAGTAAATCCAGTCGAGCATATCTTTGATACAGATTACATGGCGGTAGCCGCTGCAAGCCGTGGGGTGGGCGTGACAATTATTGATCCGCTCTTTGTGCAGGATGAATTAAAAACGGGCAAGTTAGTCATGCCGCATCCGTTACGCGTCAAAACAGGAAGAGGGTATTACTTGCTTTCAGCAAAGGCATCGTCGCAAAATGCCCCTGCATCTATTTTAAGGGACTGGCTATTTCGCCGTATGCGAGAATCCGAGTCCCTTCTTTATGCGGAAGAACTACCCACGTAG
- the alr gene encoding alanine racemase, with protein sequence MHSTTRVQLDLAALRHNYNQIKQIADSSKAYAVVKSDAYGHGLLRIAKGLHDADGFALIQMDDLRALRESGIWKPVLLLEGVMDASDLLDAAILKAEVVLRSEAQLQMIEKTSVALKQPLAIWLKVNTGMNRFGFPPAQIEEVMQRLASNSSVKLKGVMTHFACADDLDCEIEGQWRVFHEVVRRYQLPFTAANSAAILRDQRTHGEVVRAGSLIYGNNPFSQAMPVGYDFRPVMSLRSEIIGLSNLQKGDALGYGASFVADRPMLIGLVGCGYGDGYPYTAPTGTPVLVKGNLTRVVGKVAMNVMAVDLTEVGRVGLGDPVVLWGDHQLPISEVSKYSGVLSEALECGLTKRLPVCLIGEESIFA encoded by the coding sequence ATGCATAGCACTACAAGAGTTCAATTGGATCTTGCCGCCTTAAGACATAACTACAATCAAATTAAGCAAATAGCAGATTCTTCCAAAGCTTATGCAGTTGTTAAATCCGATGCGTATGGACATGGATTATTGCGTATCGCTAAAGGGTTGCATGATGCCGATGGATTCGCATTAATTCAAATGGACGATCTGCGTGCTTTGCGTGAGAGTGGTATTTGGAAGCCTGTGCTACTGCTAGAGGGGGTCATGGATGCTTCTGACCTTCTGGATGCGGCAATCTTAAAAGCAGAGGTTGTTTTACGCAGTGAAGCACAATTGCAGATGATTGAAAAAACATCCGTTGCTTTGAAGCAACCTCTGGCAATCTGGCTAAAGGTAAATACTGGGATGAACCGTTTTGGTTTTCCGCCAGCCCAGATAGAGGAGGTTATGCAACGACTTGCCTCTAACTCATCAGTGAAGCTTAAAGGGGTAATGACCCATTTTGCATGTGCAGATGATTTGGATTGTGAGATTGAAGGGCAATGGCGTGTATTTCATGAGGTCGTGCGACGCTACCAATTGCCGTTCACCGCTGCAAATAGCGCTGCAATATTACGCGATCAGCGAACGCATGGTGAAGTTGTTCGCGCGGGGTCTCTAATTTATGGAAATAATCCATTCAGCCAAGCAATGCCAGTTGGTTATGATTTTCGTCCAGTGATGAGCCTGAGGTCAGAGATTATTGGGCTATCGAATTTGCAAAAAGGAGATGCCCTTGGCTATGGCGCTTCTTTTGTCGCTGACCGACCCATGCTGATTGGTTTGGTTGGGTGTGGCTATGGCGATGGTTATCCCTATACTGCTCCTACCGGAACACCTGTCTTGGTCAAAGGGAATCTCACTCGCGTTGTTGGTAAGGTAGCGATGAATGTGATGGCGGTTGACTTAACAGAGGTTGGGCGAGTTGGCTTGGGCGACCCGGTTGTTTTATGGGGCGATCATCAGCTGCCAATTTCAGAAGTGTCAAAATATAGCGGTGTATTGAGCGAGGCGCTTGAATGTGGTTTGACAAAGCGCCTGCCGGTATGTCTAATCGGGGAGGAGTCCATATTCGCCTAG
- a CDS encoding ABC transporter substrate-binding protein, giving the protein MKILQLVFSAIALSAFTAAHAEIPKTIRFGIDPTYPPFETKKTDGSITGFDVDLGNAICTELKRKCVWVESAFDGLIPALKAKKFDAILSGMSMTEQRMQEINFSNRLFRSPARLIAKSGSNIKPTPESLKGKSIGVLQGSTEEVYAKTYWATKGANVQPYENQDQAYNDLVAGRLDATLQEAATAVEGFLNKPQGKGYAFTGSMLKDDKIFGTGSGIGLRKEDKELQLAINSALAKMKSNGTYNKIMKKYFDYDISGDK; this is encoded by the coding sequence ATGAAAATCCTGCAACTTGTTTTCTCAGCCATCGCATTAAGCGCATTCACCGCCGCTCACGCAGAAATTCCTAAAACCATTCGCTTTGGCATTGACCCCACTTATCCACCTTTTGAAACAAAAAAGACAGATGGCAGTATTACTGGATTCGATGTAGACCTCGGAAATGCGATTTGCACAGAATTAAAGCGAAAATGTGTTTGGGTAGAAAGCGCATTTGATGGCCTAATTCCAGCGCTTAAAGCAAAGAAATTTGATGCGATTCTGTCTGGCATGTCGATGACAGAACAGCGTATGCAAGAGATCAACTTTTCTAACCGCCTGTTTCGTTCACCAGCAAGGTTAATCGCCAAATCGGGCAGTAATATCAAGCCAACGCCAGAATCCCTAAAAGGCAAAAGCATTGGCGTACTGCAAGGTTCCACCGAAGAGGTGTATGCAAAAACTTACTGGGCAACTAAAGGTGCCAATGTACAACCATACGAAAATCAGGACCAAGCCTATAACGATCTTGTTGCTGGGCGCCTAGATGCAACACTTCAAGAAGCAGCCACAGCGGTAGAAGGATTTCTGAATAAACCGCAAGGCAAAGGTTATGCCTTTACTGGCTCAATGCTAAAGGACGATAAGATTTTTGGAACAGGTTCTGGAATTGGGCTTAGAAAAGAAGACAAAGAACTCCAGCTAGCGATTAACTCAGCCTTAGCAAAAATGAAAAGCAATGGCACTTACAACAAGATTATGAAGAAATATTTCGACTACGATATTTCTGGTGATAAATAG
- a CDS encoding SRPBCC family protein, which yields MKITVDATIQAAIEKVWQAYTTPEAIVKWNAASDDWHTTTASVDLRVGGEFSSRMEAKDGSFGFDFAGTYTEVVPHQRLAYRFGDRAAVVDFVVEPDGVSVAVTFDPENIHSIEQQQAGWQAILNNFKCYVEQSE from the coding sequence ATGAAAATTACCGTGGATGCAACGATACAGGCAGCAATAGAAAAGGTTTGGCAGGCTTATACCACTCCCGAAGCTATTGTGAAGTGGAATGCAGCTTCTGATGATTGGCATACTACAACGGCGAGTGTCGACCTTCGTGTGGGCGGAGAGTTTTCTTCACGCATGGAAGCGAAGGATGGCAGTTTCGGTTTTGATTTTGCGGGTACTTACACAGAAGTCGTGCCACATCAGCGGTTGGCGTATAGGTTTGGGGATAGAGCCGCGGTGGTAGATTTTGTTGTGGAGCCGGATGGCGTATCTGTGGCAGTCACATTTGATCCAGAAAACATTCACTCTATTGAGCAACAGCAAGCGGGATGGCAGGCCATTCTTAACAACTTCAAATGCTACGTTGAACAAAGCGAATAA